A region of Thermococcus barossii DNA encodes the following proteins:
- the hisG gene encoding ATP phosphoribosyltransferase, translating to MRFALPKGRLLPGSLEILQRAGIELRPPAERRLIERIGSYEVLLARAFDVPVYVEYGIDVGISGSDVVEERGSDVLVPLELPFGKCRLSLAMPAESTVKPEDMDGYRIATKYPRITRRFFEGLDVEVEILKLHGSIELAPKIGIADAIVDIVETGNTLRANGLVEVEKIMDVSALLLVNRIAQKTKFEEINELVWKVKEVIRDGF from the coding sequence ATAAGGTTCGCCCTCCCCAAGGGGCGGCTTCTTCCTGGCTCTCTCGAAATCCTCCAGAGGGCTGGAATCGAGCTGAGACCCCCAGCAGAGAGGAGGCTCATCGAAAGAATCGGCAGCTATGAGGTTCTCCTTGCAAGGGCCTTTGACGTTCCCGTTTACGTGGAGTACGGAATCGACGTCGGCATCTCCGGGAGCGATGTTGTAGAGGAGCGCGGAAGCGACGTCCTCGTACCCCTTGAACTGCCCTTCGGGAAGTGCAGGTTGAGCCTGGCCATGCCGGCTGAGAGCACCGTCAAGCCTGAGGATATGGACGGCTACCGGATAGCCACCAAGTATCCAAGGATAACGAGGCGGTTCTTTGAGGGGCTCGACGTTGAGGTGGAAATCCTGAAGCTCCACGGGAGCATCGAGCTGGCCCCAAAGATAGGGATAGCCGACGCCATCGTGGACATAGTCGAGACCGGAAACACGCTGAGGGCAAACGGTCTGGTCGAGGTGGAGAAGATAATGGACGTCTCCGCCCTGCTACTCGTCAACAGAATAGCCCAGAAAACGAAGTTCGAGGAGATAAACGAACTCGTGTGGAAGGTTAAGGAGGTGATTAGGGATGGATTTTGA
- the hisD gene encoding histidinol dehydrogenase yields MDFELERYVAGILRDIRERGNDAVKEYSLRFDGYAGPFRVTEDEFEEAARSIPKRDREIILRTVERLWEYHERQMERERLFIKNGSIYGIIYRPIGRIGIYVPGGKPLPSTLMMVAVPAKIAGVKEIAVTIPPKDGKVNPYVLYVAKLLGITEVYKLGGVQAIGAMAYGVGMKKVDKIFGPGNRFVNEAKRQVFGIVGIDSLAGPSEIAVIADETAEKEYVLADLLSQLEHGKDSKAWLLTTSRELAEFCSRDGIEVVLCESLEECVRRANEIAPEHLEIITERPMELVDLIENAGAIYLGPYTPVPAADYFLGVNHVLPTGGAAKFSGVLTVRDFLKPISLASVSREEFLAERELGLRLAEIEGMEAHRRSMEARR; encoded by the coding sequence ATGGATTTTGAGCTTGAGAGATACGTCGCCGGAATACTGCGAGACATCCGGGAGAGAGGTAATGATGCCGTAAAGGAGTACTCCCTCAGGTTCGACGGCTATGCAGGCCCGTTCCGTGTGACCGAGGATGAGTTCGAGGAGGCCGCGCGAAGCATTCCCAAGAGGGACAGGGAGATAATCCTCCGCACCGTTGAACGCCTGTGGGAGTACCACGAGAGGCAGATGGAAAGGGAACGGCTTTTCATCAAAAACGGCTCCATCTACGGGATAATCTACCGCCCGATAGGGAGGATAGGAATCTACGTACCCGGCGGAAAACCGCTACCCTCAACGCTGATGATGGTGGCAGTTCCGGCGAAGATAGCGGGCGTTAAGGAGATAGCGGTCACAATCCCACCAAAGGACGGAAAGGTGAACCCCTACGTCCTCTACGTTGCAAAACTGCTCGGCATCACCGAGGTCTACAAGCTCGGCGGCGTGCAGGCGATAGGCGCGATGGCCTACGGGGTCGGTATGAAGAAGGTGGACAAAATATTCGGCCCCGGAAACAGGTTCGTCAACGAGGCCAAGAGGCAGGTTTTCGGAATTGTTGGCATAGACAGCCTCGCCGGGCCGTCGGAGATAGCGGTGATAGCGGACGAAACGGCAGAGAAGGAGTACGTTCTGGCCGACCTTCTCAGCCAGCTGGAGCACGGAAAGGACAGCAAAGCCTGGCTCCTCACGACTTCGAGGGAACTCGCGGAGTTCTGCTCCCGTGACGGAATAGAGGTTGTCCTCTGCGAGAGCCTAGAGGAGTGCGTTAGGAGGGCCAACGAGATAGCGCCGGAGCACCTTGAGATAATCACTGAGAGACCGATGGAGCTCGTTGACCTCATCGAGAACGCCGGAGCGATTTACTTGGGCCCCTACACGCCGGTTCCAGCCGCTGATTACTTCCTCGGCGTCAACCACGTCCTGCCAACCGGAGGGGCGGCAAAGTTCAGCGGCGTCCTAACTGTGAGGGACTTCCTCAAGCCGATAAGCCTCGCAAGCGTTAGCAGAGAGGAGTTCCTCGCGGAGAGGGAGCTGGGTCTTCGCTTGGCCGAGATAGAAGGTATGGAGGCCCACAGGAGGAGCATGGAGGCGAGGAGATGA